The sequence GCGGACTCGGACCGGGCCCTCGACGTCGCGCGCTCCGCCCTCGTCGCGACGACGCCGGCCGTGCTCGCCCCGCCGCAAACAGCCCCGGACGCCGGCGAGCCCTGAAACGAAAGCGGGGGCCGCCACCGCGTCCACGCGCGGAAGGCAGCCCCCGTCTCTCCGAGCCGTCTCCGAACCCCCCTCGGGGCCCTACGCGCTCACAGCGTCTCCAGGTACTCCACCAGGTCGTCGATTTCCGCGTCGCTGAGCTGCGCCGTGGTGCCGTGCCGGTTGGTGGTGCGTCCCTGCAGCAGGCGGTCCTTCAGCGTCAGCGCGCTGCCGTCGTGCAGGTACGGCGCCGTGCGCGCCAGGCCCAGCAGGGACGGCGTGTTGAGGCCCACCTTGCGCACCGCCACATCGTCCTGGATGGGGCCGCTGGTGATGAAGGTGCCCACGTCTGCCTGCTTGTTGTTGGTGAGCGTCTCGCCCTCGTGGCACGTGTCGCACGCGGCCTTCTTGAAGACCTGCGCGCCACGCTGCTGCGCGGCGGTGAGCGTCTCGTGCTTGTGCGGGTTGTCCGGCGTGGGGATGACGTCGATGAAGGACGAAATCTGCGACACCATCACGCTGTCCAGCGCCGAGCCGCCCATGCGCCGGCGCACCGTGGCGTCGAGGAAGTCACGCAGCGTGGGGAACTCGCCGCTCCAGTGGAACGGGCCCGTCTTCGTCACCTTGCGGCCCGCGAGGCTGGGCGTCTGGCGCGGGCCGTCCGGGAAGCCCCACACATGGCCGTCCTCGCGGCCGTCGAGGTGGCAGGACGCGCAGGACGCGCTCACCGAGGGGCTCGTCATGCGCGAGTCCAGCGCGGAGTAGAAGAGCTTGCGGCCGGCGACGGCGTTGGGCTCCAGCACGTCACCCGCCAGCGCCAGCGGCGTGCCTTCCGCGCGCACGTTGGCCACGCCCGAGGAGCCGTCGCTCACCAGCGTCGTCACCGTGTGGTCGAACGCGTTGTGCACGAACGCCTTGCGCCCGTCGCGCGTCATGGCGATGCCGCTGGGCCCCGAGCCCACGCGCACCAACTGGCGCACGCTGCTGCCGGTGAAGTTCACGATGTCCGGCCCGCCACGGCGGTCCATGGGGATGACGGCCACGTTGTCCGTCTCGCGGTTCACCACGAAGACCCACAGCCCGGACGGGTCCACCACCGCGGCCACCGGGCCCTGGATGGCGTGCGTGGGCTCCGGGCTGACGATGGTGGACGGCGGGAAGTCCGGCGTCTCGTCGGGAGGCGGACGGCACTGGTCCAGGTCATCCACCACCGGCGAGCCGTCATCCGTGTCGAAGGTGACGATGCCCGGGGCCACCACACCGGACGTGCTGCACGGGCTCCCGCCGCCGTACAGCGAGCCGTCACCGCCGCCGGGCGTGCCCGGGGACGGCGTGCCGATGGGGTCCTCGCGCGCCCACAGCACCGGCGCCAGCGCGCGCTCCGCGTCCGGCGTCAGCACCACGTCTGACATGCCGCGCGGCCGGAAGCGGATGTTCGGCATGAAGATGTCCGGGGCCGAGCCACTGGAGGACTCGTTGCTGACGTTGGCGCGCGAGTACAGGTCCGTGCGCTCGCGCTGCACGCGCCCCCCGCCGGAGTCCGACAGGTCCACCGTCACCAAATCACTGTGGCGGAAGAGGCTCACCAGCGCGCGCTTGCCATTGTCCACCAGGGCGATGCCGCGCGGCTCCTCGCCCACCGGCAGCTCCCAGCGCACCGCCAGCGAGCGCGTGTCCACCGCCATCAGCGTGCCGTGCTCGGTGGAGTCCAGCGCGGTGCTGTTCACCACGTACAGCGTGTCCCCGCCCGGCGTGACGGCCATGCCCATGGGCTCCACGCCCACGGGGATGCGCGCGGCCTCGTTCCAGTCACCCCGGCGGATGACGGACACGCTGCGCTCGGCGCGGTTGGACACGTACACCGTGTCGTCCGGGCCCACCACCACGCGCTCGGGGCCGCGGCCCACCTTCACCTCGCCCACCTTCTCGTGGCGCGCCGTGTCCACCACGGACATGACGCCGTTGTCGGCGTCCACCACGTAAAGGAAGGCGTCATCGCGGCTGAGCGCCACGGAGCCCGACGCGTTGTTCCACGTCGGCTCGGTCTGGCGGTCACCGCAGGCCGTCAGTCCCAGCGTCGAAGCCAGCACCGCGGCAAGTACGTGCCGTCTCATCGGGAATGTCCTCCTCGCAAGCGCCCGGCCCACCCACCACCGGCCCATGACGACGTCCGGGGCTGTCAGCGCCTCGTGGTGGGAACTGGCGGCCGGCCCTGGTCGCTCGCCTCCCCCACAGGCCCTGCATGCTTGCACCAGAATCCCCCGGAAGTCGATGTCTTCCACACCCGGTGTGCGAGTGGTGGACAGTCGTGTGGCGCGCAGCGGCATGAAACGTCGCGAGCGTGTGACACGGGGTAGGAGTAAATGAGGAAAGCCGTGTCGCGCTCTCCCCCCGTCATCCTCAACTTCCGGCGCACGTTCGCCCTGCTCATCGTGCTGGTGGTGGTGCCGTCCGCGGGCCTGTCCGGCTTCGGCGTGGTGGCCATCATCAACGAGCGCGCCGCCGTGGAGAAGCGGCTGGAGTCCGCGTGGCGCGGCACGCTGGAGAATCTGTCCGCCGAGCTGCCCCGGGCCCTGGCCTCCGCCCG comes from Pyxidicoccus parkwaysis and encodes:
- a CDS encoding c-type cytochrome; its protein translation is MRRHVLAAVLASTLGLTACGDRQTEPTWNNASGSVALSRDDAFLYVVDADNGVMSVVDTARHEKVGEVKVGRGPERVVVGPDDTVYVSNRAERSVSVIRRGDWNEAARIPVGVEPMGMAVTPGGDTLYVVNSTALDSTEHGTLMAVDTRSLAVRWELPVGEEPRGIALVDNGKRALVSLFRHSDLVTVDLSDSGGGRVQRERTDLYSRANVSNESSSGSAPDIFMPNIRFRPRGMSDVVLTPDAERALAPVLWAREDPIGTPSPGTPGGGDGSLYGGGSPCSTSGVVAPGIVTFDTDDGSPVVDDLDQCRPPPDETPDFPPSTIVSPEPTHAIQGPVAAVVDPSGLWVFVVNRETDNVAVIPMDRRGGPDIVNFTGSSVRQLVRVGSGPSGIAMTRDGRKAFVHNAFDHTVTTLVSDGSSGVANVRAEGTPLALAGDVLEPNAVAGRKLFYSALDSRMTSPSVSASCASCHLDGREDGHVWGFPDGPRQTPSLAGRKVTKTGPFHWSGEFPTLRDFLDATVRRRMGGSALDSVMVSQISSFIDVIPTPDNPHKHETLTAAQQRGAQVFKKAACDTCHEGETLTNNKQADVGTFITSGPIQDDVAVRKVGLNTPSLLGLARTAPYLHDGSALTLKDRLLQGRTTNRHGTTAQLSDAEIDDLVEYLETL